CGTAGTGCTCACGGTGATACTCCCCGAGTTCGGGGCGGCCGACAAGACGCATGGCCGCACGGATCAGGGGATTGGCCGCCATCTTGTTCAATTTTCTGAAAAACCGGGCCAGGGCCGCGCCCAGAAAGGTCACGGCCGGGCGGTCGGGCAAAAGGGTGAAGGCCCATTTCTGGCTGTTGTGCCCGGAGGGCGCGCTGATCCCGGCCCGCACCAGATCCAGGAGCGCCTCCTTTGGCACGGGCCGCTGCAGATAGCTGCGCACGGAGCGCCGCGACCGCATCAGCCGGATCAACTGCCCCGGATCGGCCTTCCCGGGGGCGAGCCAGTCCGGCGAGGTTTCGAAAGTGGCGAAGTCGTCGGCAAAGGGGTCCAGTCCGGCCACGACCACCGCGCCCTCGGGACAGACCGCCTGGCAGTGGCCGCAGGTCAGGCAGGCCTGGTCCGTGACCACGGCCTTCCCGCCCTCCAGGGCCAGGGTCTTGGTGGGGCAGGATCGCACGCACAGGCCGCAGCCCACGCACAACGCGGCATCGACCACGACCGGCATGACCGGCGTCGCCAGAGCGGCCCCCGTGCTCACGCGCCCCCCCGGATCCGAGGGGACATGCCGCAGGGCGCAACGCCCCAGGAAAGAAGGCCGGACACCGGGAACACAACGAGGCTGGGATGTTTTTTCATTCTGAAGCGTGGTGTTAGAGGTTGGCTTTCGAGGCGTTTGGTTCTGTGGCCGCGCTGACCCGGCGCTCCCCGCCGGAGGCCGTCGCCGACACGGCCTTGGCTTCAGCCGGAGATGAGGGCGGCGCCGCGGGCGGGGCTGCAATGCGCCGGGCGGTCACATACCACCGCGCATAATCCGGCGCGTCCATGCGTTCCACCCGAACCCCGGCGGATCGGGACGAAGAATGCAGCATGCGCCCGCCGCCGAGAAAGATCCCCACATGGTTGATGCCCGCCGTGCGATCCGTGGAGAAAAAAACCAGATCCCCGGGCAAAAGCATGTCCCGTTCCACGGCCGCCCCCATGGCGGCCTGATGGGCGCTGTGCCGTGGCAGCGTAGCCCCCAATCGCTGATAGACGGCCTTGGTCAGGCCCGAACAGTCCACCCCGGCTGGGGTGTCGCCGCCAAACAGATAGGGCGCGCCAATAAATCCTTCGGCCGCGCGCAGGATGGCTGCGCCGCGCACATCCAGCCCGGCCACGAGGTCGCCCGCACCCGGGGGAATCGTGTCCAAGATGGCGTTTTTCTCGCGCAAGGCCGAGACCAGCACGGCATGGTCCGGCTTTTTCTCGCCGGGACGCAGGGTGCACAGCTCCTGGTACCGGGCATCCACACGCCGGGTGCTGGTGTGCAGCATGCCCAGTCCGTCCTCGAAGCCGTAGATCGTCTGGGCCTGGACGCCAGCAGGGCAAAAGGCGAGGCACACAAGCAGCGCCGCCGCAAAAGCCCCCATCCCCCGCCAGGCGCTCATGGCGCGTCCTGCGCCCGCAGGCAGGAGGCGACGACGCCGCCCGCGTCCAGTCCGGCAAGCTCCGGGTCGCCCGCATAGGTGATGCGGCATGGGGCCTCCACCCGCTTGAGCTTCATGCAGTCAGCCCGGAAAAGGCATCCCTCCTGCCCGCAGATATCGAAACGCCCCCGGCCGAAACAGGGCTCGAAGCCTTCGGCGGCCTGGATCTCGCGCACGGCGTCCACGGCCGACAGGCCCACGATGTTCACTCCGGCCTGCCTGGCCTTGGTGGTCAGCAGGCAGGCGTCCAGGCCGTCGCCCAGCAGATCGCAGGAGACGCCTGGGCTGCCTCCTGCGGCCG
Above is a genomic segment from Desulfolutivibrio sulfodismutans DSM 3696 containing:
- a CDS encoding nitroreductase family protein, coding for MSTGAALATPVMPVVVDAALCVGCGLCVRSCPTKTLALEGGKAVVTDQACLTCGHCQAVCPEGAVVVAGLDPFADDFATFETSPDWLAPGKADPGQLIRLMRSRRSVRSYLQRPVPKEALLDLVRAGISAPSGHNSQKWAFTLLPDRPAVTFLGAALARFFRKLNKMAANPLIRAAMRLVGRPELGEYHREHYASVQTALALWDSDGTDRLFHGAPAAIVVTSRPGASCPAEDALLASQNMLLAAHAMGLGTCLIGYAVAAMQHDKKIQESLGIDRGETVYAVVALGYSTERYQRVAGRLRPPVRLFHAPQGWKGPGAAGHDLENEETREP
- a CDS encoding C40 family peptidase, coding for MSAWRGMGAFAAALLVCLAFCPAGVQAQTIYGFEDGLGMLHTSTRRVDARYQELCTLRPGEKKPDHAVLVSALREKNAILDTIPPGAGDLVAGLDVRGAAILRAAEGFIGAPYLFGGDTPAGVDCSGLTKAVYQRLGATLPRHSAHQAAMGAAVERDMLLPGDLVFFSTDRTAGINHVGIFLGGGRMLHSSSRSAGVRVERMDAPDYARWYVTARRIAAPPAAPPSSPAEAKAVSATASGGERRVSAATEPNASKANL